In a genomic window of Flavobacteriales bacterium:
- a CDS encoding purine-nucleoside phosphorylase, translating to MLEKVNKAVRHLNSQLPETPEVGIILGTGLAGLAEKIEEPLHIPYTEIPYFPRSTVAGHPGQMIYGKLGGKKVIAMQGRIHYYEGYSMKEVTFPVRVMKLLGIDLLVLSNASGGVNPEFEIGDVMILRDHINLQPENPLRGVNVDEWGPRFPDMSEAYDHACIQKMHQIAVDEGVVLREGVYASVPGPNFETPAEYGYVRRIGGDAVGMSTVQEVLVARHMGLKCMALSVITDLGVEGKIVEVTHGEVQEVAQRSEVTLSKLVRRFLAEA from the coding sequence ATGTTGGAAAAAGTAAATAAAGCAGTACGCCATTTAAATAGCCAGCTTCCCGAAACCCCGGAGGTCGGTATCATTCTCGGCACCGGTTTGGCCGGTTTGGCCGAAAAGATCGAAGAGCCGCTTCATATTCCCTATACCGAGATCCCCTACTTCCCGAGATCTACCGTAGCTGGGCACCCTGGGCAAATGATCTACGGAAAGCTCGGTGGTAAAAAAGTCATCGCCATGCAGGGACGCATCCACTACTACGAAGGCTACTCCATGAAGGAGGTGACCTTTCCGGTTCGCGTCATGAAACTGCTCGGCATCGATCTATTGGTATTGTCCAATGCCTCGGGCGGAGTCAATCCCGAGTTCGAGATCGGCGATGTCATGATCCTACGCGATCACATCAACCTACAACCCGAAAACCCACTCCGCGGTGTCAATGTCGATGAGTGGGGTCCTCGTTTTCCGGACATGAGTGAAGCCTACGACCACGCCTGTATTCAAAAAATGCATCAGATCGCCGTGGATGAAGGGGTCGTTTTGCGCGAAGGGGTGTACGCCTCCGTGCCCGGACCCAATTTTGAGACACCGGCCGAATACGGCTACGTGCGCCGGATTGGCGGTGACGCAGTGGGAATGAGTACCGTACAGGAAGTACTCGTAGCACGCCACATGGGCCTTAAGTGCATGGCACTTTCCGTGATCACGGACTTGGGCGTTGAAGGAAAGATCGTTGAGGTCACTCACGGAGAAGTCCAGGAAGTGGCTCAAAGGAGTGAAGTGACACTAAGCAAGCTCGTGAGGCGTTTTTTAGCCGAAGCGTAA